In a single window of the Elaeis guineensis isolate ETL-2024a chromosome 4, EG11, whole genome shotgun sequence genome:
- the LOC105042524 gene encoding uncharacterized protein: protein MDPPAVSEGEGREGGGGEPKGKRAFRILIGCCIKIFFSLTASFLFSFLFGLVALLIETFSASSPVSVPSTCKIISSSIDLRSSKVCELGLLNYKAEHVFYPSEKRRFRCHDDYYWASVFEVEYKEYFSGQIFHAVAEAPKQALPHDCRPSFGTAWSTKMKFKVNETYSCRYILGSQKADLYSDDLFNCHSKEPSTIEMIRRMFILFTRSCSEIGSSGRRMVYGVIGIVSGMLVSLCVVIVIKSLQVLALAMVKEWAANKHQIRVSAFQCTRAFLLVAYFFAMGWLTLQYGKMIGFKQLSFNSIIGERLI from the exons ATGGATCCTCCGGCGGTCtcagagggagaagggagagagggaggaggtggaGAACCAAAGGGGAAGAGAGCTTTTAGGATCCTGATTGGATGTTGTATCAAGATTTTCTTCTCCCTCACCGCTTCTTTTCTATTCTCCTTCTTGTTCGGGCTTGTGGCCTTGCTGATCGAGACTTTCTCGGCCTCTTCTCCTGTCTCCGTCCCATCGACGTGTAAAATCATATCCAGCA GTATAGATCTCAGGTCTTCCAAGGTATGTGAGCTTGGACTTTTGAATTACAAAGCTGAGCATGTATTTTATCCTTCGGAGAAAAGAAGATTTCGGTGTCACGATGATTACTATTGGGCTTCAGTTTTTGAG GTGGAGTACAAAGAATATTTTTCTGGTCAAATATTTCATGCAGTGGCAGAGGCTCCAAAACAGGCCCTCCCTCATGACTGTAGGCCTAGTTTTGGCACAGCATGGTCGACAAAAATGAAGTTCAAG GTCAACGAAACATACAGTTGCAGGTATATCCTGGGTAGCCAGAAAGCTGACCTTTATTCTGATGATCTTTTCAATTGCCATTCAAAGGAGCCATCAACTATAGAGATGATCAGAAGGATGTTTATTCT GTTCACCAGATCATGCTCTGAGATAGGAAGCTCTGGACGTAGGATGGTATATGGAGTGATCGGAATAGTGTCTGGTATGTTAGTTTCTCTGTGTGTGGTCATTGTAATCAAAAGCCTTCAGGTCTTGGCACTTGCTATGGTAAAAGAGTGGGCTGCTAATAAGCACCAAATCAGAGTCTCCGCATTTCAATGTACCCGAGCGTTTCTTCTTGTTGCTTATTTCTTTGCCATGGGCTGGCTAACTTTGCAGTACGGCAAGATGATTGGTTTCAAACAGCTTTCTTTCAACTCCATTATTGGGGAGAGGTTAATATAA